The Vanessa tameamea isolate UH-Manoa-2023 chromosome 2, ilVanTame1 primary haplotype, whole genome shotgun sequence genome has a segment encoding these proteins:
- the LOC113402046 gene encoding UPF0489 protein C5orf22 homolog, translating to MDNPAKTNLRSPLKSFKKIPVYVVEEHNEVLRFIYSAIGGKKLPLEGTTLVHLDAHPDMLIDRKLKGEDARAGRKVLPLLQIENWIVPAVAAGHISRVVWLRPPWAKQFADGSRMIHVGDHPETGLLRVDSTEPYYMSDALYSPQLINERKFTLTVAELSERNEESIKDKIKCLDICEPYVLDIDLDFFSTTNPFLNMYDQIKLYDQLEPIFGFNIPQANDEKTCIELCKSREQQLVELQELFEYLEKNFDLKEYKGPKSELYHKVCDLKDVVEAEAQRLGEKPDWWMIFTGGCTRDQGGLPHHISTEEDIEETVNKTLKTFLKNIPPPIMITVARSSDDGYCPPDQTNYIQALVTQIIKEVYDTDSPILYYL from the exons ATGGATAATCCTGCTAAAACTAATTTAAGATCACCGTTAAAAAGCTTCAAAAAGATTCCCGTATATGTGGTAGAGGAACACAATGAagttttaagatttatatattcggCTATTGGTGGAAAAAAACTACCCTTAGAAGGTACAACCTTAGTACATCTCGATGCTCACCCAGACATGCTTATAGATCGTAAGTTAAAAGGAGAGGACGCTCGGGCCGGAAGAAAAGTTTTGCCattattacaaatagaaaattgGATTGTACCCGCGGTGGCGGCTGGCCATATAAGTCGTGTAGTATGGCTGCGACCGCCGTGGGCGAAACAATTTGCGGATGGCTCTCGCATGATTCACGTTGGAGACCACCCTGAAACAGGCTTACTTCGTGTAGACAGTACAGAGCCTTACTATATGTCTGATGCATTGTATTCCCCGCAATTGATCAACGAAAGAAAGTTTACATTAACTGTTGCAGAACTTAGCGAGAGAAACGAAGAAAGcataaaagacaaaataaaatgtcttgaTATTTGTGAACCCTATGTGCTTGatattgatttagattttttcagtACAACGAACCCATTTCTTAATATGTATGACCAAATAAAGCTGTATGATCAGCTGGAACCCATATTTGGCTTTAACATCCCGCAGGCTAACGATGAGAAAACATGTATAGAATTGTGTAAATCGAGAGAACAACAATTGGTGGAACTGCAAGAACTGTTTGAATATTTAGAAaagaattttgatttaaaagaatACAAAGGACCGAAATCAGAACTATATCATAAG GTATGTGATTTAAAAGATGTCGTGGAAGCAGAGGCACAGCGGTTAGGCGAAAAACCTGATTGGTGGATGATATTTACTGGAGGCTGTACTCGAGATCAGGGAGGTTTGCCTCACCATATAAGCACTGAAGAAGACATAGAAGAAACTGTAAATAAGACACTAAAGacgtttttgaaaaatatccCCCCACCTATTATGATAACCGTAGCGCGATCCAGTGACGATGGATACTGTCCCCCGGATCAA ACTAATTACATTCAGGCGTTAGtaacacaaattataaaagaagTGTACGACACGGACAGCCCcatactttattatttgtaa